CCGCGCGCTGGAACTCTTCTCTCTGCAGGCCCATTCGTACCGCATTCACCTTATGTTGGTAATTGAAGTTCCGCAGAGCTCGAATCGTTAGTATTGCCTGATTCTGCACTTTTCTGCGTAGGTTTGCCACAAACCGTATGACTAACGCTACAGTTCGTACTATCACATTCCACTTTGAGATCCTGGACACATTTATGAATTGGAATTCCGTTTCCGTTCTATGGAACAAGCAAGCGGCTCGAAACTCTTCTGGGACGTTCGGTTCTACTACTGCGTCACTGGGCCACTCGCTCTCGGGGCGATACAAGAATGCTGGTCCTCTTTGCCATACGGTACTCGTCTGTAGGAGCGATTCTTTAGACCACTTCGTCAGCTTATCGGCAACGTTAAGTTTCGTCGGAATCCACCTCCAATCAGGGACCTTTGTTCGCGAGACGATATCGCCAATACGGAATGCGACGAACTGACGATACTTTCGCGCATCAGATGTTATCCACGAACGTACAGTTCGTAAGTCAGTCCAGAAGAATAGTCTTTTTACCTGTAGATTGTGACTTGTCAGTATTGTATCCTTAAGCCGGGCTCCCAACACCGCAGCCATCAGTTCCAAACGTGGGATAGAATGCGGCTTAATTGGAGCAACCTTGGAACGGGCTTGAACTAGCGAACAACGAGGAACCCCAGCTGCCGATATTCGGAAATAACCAACAGCCCCGTACGCGTTCTCACTCGCATCCACAAAAATGTGAAGTTGAAGTGAGTCGTAATCTAGCAAAGCACCATTTCCGAAGTAATATCGAGGAATACGAACTGCTGCCACATCGTTCAGACACGCCGTCCATCGAATCCACCTTGCCATCGCCTCTTCGTCGATCGTGTCATCCCAATTGCACCCGCTTCTCCAAAGATCCTGAACTATAATACGCCCATGGATTGTGAATAAGGCTAGTAATCCAAGGGGATCAAAAAAGCTCATCACACAACTTAACACAATCCGTTTTGTCGGCCGATGGCCACCGATCAAGAATGGCTGCAGGTCTTCTCTGATTTGCGTTGAGAACGTGAACACATCTTGTCTGGTATTCCACACAAGTCCCAGTACTCGCTGAAACTCCGTCTCTTTATCTCGGTGAAAGTGAATCTCCTGACTTGTTTGACGTTCTCCCAACTTCACCAGTACTTCTTCTGCATTTGAAACCCAGTTTCTAATTTGGAATCCTCCACGGGAGTGGATATCTCTAACGTCTTCAGCTTGCTTGACTGCTTCCTCTACGGTATCTGCGCTGTCGAAATAGTCGTCGACGTAATGCTTCTTCACTACTGCTTCTACTGCTCTTGGATACTCCTTGGTGAACTCCTTCGCGTTCTTTTGCATAATGTACAACTTTACTTGGTGAGCTCCAAAAATGGCACAGTACATCACGTACACTTCTCCTCCAAATAGAAAGCGCTGCGCTTTACGATCCTCAGGACGAATTCTCACTTGGTGGAACATCTCGCGAATGTCGCCACCGAACCCTATCCTTCGCTCACGGAACTGGCTTATCACTGACGGCAGGGAAACCAGCAGATCCGGACCCTTCAGCAATGCGGAATTCAAAGAAACGCCTTGCACAGCGGCCGCTGCATCCCAGACTAAACGCACTTTTCCTGGCTTTTTTGGATTCAGTACGATGTTTAACGGTAGATACCACGCCTTATGTCTCTCTGTGGTTTGTAGCTCCTGCTTTGTCGCTTTGTGGCAATATCCCTTCTCTATGTACTCCTCCATTTGCCTCTGTACATTCTGCTGCAGCATCGGGTTTCTTGCTAACCGCTTCTCCAGACTCTTCATCCTCTTCTCTGCCATTCCGTAACTATCTGGAAATTTGATATCTGCCTCCCTCCACAGTAAGCCGGACTGAAAGCGTTGACCGATGCGCACTGTTGTTCCTTCAAGTATCTCCCTGGCTCTCCGATCGTCGTCTGACTCAGGTATTACGTCCACCATGACTGCCGAATCTTCCACCACGTAATGCGACTTCAAAATCCGATAAAGTTCTTCATTTGACACACTAGCGCATGTGTGGTGCCCAACGAATGTGGAATTCTGCTGCGACTTCTCTTGTGGGCCATACACCGTCCATCCTAGCGCCGACCTAACCGCAATTGGTTCCCTGGATTACCAACCCGTGACTCTAAAGGTGCAAACAGGTGCAGATGCTTTAACCCAATTAGAATACGTGGCGTCTCCATAGGGTAATCTGCCACCTTCAGGCCACGAAGGTGCTGGTACTGCATTGCAAATTCAGCAAACCGCATCGTCTGCTTCGGTAATCCCAGCTCTCTAACAGTGTGCGCACTCCTCACTACGGTTTTCTGGGTTGAATCCAAGCTCGATAACGCCAAATCAATTATCTTCGACTCCCGCTCTAGTCTTGTCATTCCGGAAGTCCATGACACGCGCAATGGTTGCACGATTCCATCGCAACCAAGCTCTTCCGCGACCGAATCTTCGATCAACGTATACGATGAGCCTTCATCCAAGAACGCCAATATCTTCACCGCCTTGGAACCATTATACACCATCACTGGGACAACACGAAAGATCACCGACGTCTGTACTATGCTACTGTGCATGTTACATGACGAATGTGCGTATAGTTGATGCAACAAGGTGTTATGCGTTGCGTTGCAATTCGCCACCTTACAGCGAATATTCATTTTACACTTGGAATCTCCGTGTGCATTTAGACAGCTTTTGCAAAGCTGCCATCTCTCTACCGCCTTCAACCGCTGTGCTGGATCAAGCTTCAAAAAATCCTCGCAATTACGCAACCTGTGATTTGTCTCGCCACATTTCACACATGGAATTCGCTTCTGGGGCTCGGTATCTCGAACGGTCCGTTCGTCTTCATTATGAACGTTCACAAACGCTCCTTGTTGCTTCACCTTGCTTCGCTCTCGATTCCGCTCCGGATTGCACACACGACTACTACTGGGTTGCCCGTCCACCAGATTTATCGCCTCCGTAGCTACAGAGACTATCTCCGCAAGAAAATCTGCCATGGTACGTAATGTAACTCTCTTCCCGTCGCCTAACTGCCCGCGCTTGTATCGAATCCAATCCATCTTTGTACTCGGTGGAAGCTTCTTCGCCAACTCACTTATCAGTAACGGGTTGATCAGATGTTCTTCCAGGCGTGTTGCTTCCATGTGGTCGCAGAGTTGCTGGACCAATCGACCGAACGTAATGTACGACGCCGGCTTCTCCGTCTTCAGGGCGTCCGCGGATCTCACCTTCACCAACAACGTCTCCAAAATTTGTTCAGGTTGGCCAAACTGTTCTCTCAGCTCCTGAATCACCTTCGGAACAAACTGCGGCAATAGAAGTCGCGATCCTACCGCTTCCAGTGCAGCTCCCTTCAAGCACTCCTGCAGCCGTACTAGGTTTTCTAGGTTGGAGAAACCACACGCTTTCGTCGACGCCTCGTAGCTCGTGATGAAGATCGACCACTCTTCCGCTTTCCCGGTGAACGTCGGCAACCGTCGAGCCAAAAACTGACGCGCAGACAGCTGGGCTTTGGTTGGAACCACTTCCACTTCGTCACCGTTAGCActggcatcatcaccactatcACTTTCACTATTCGACGCCGATTCGCTAGTATGAACATTTCCCGCGCGAGTTGCATCCGCGTTGACTTTCGATGACCTTGCATTTTCTAGGGCATTACCTAAGCCTACTGTCGGAGTTGATGTCTTCCTACAGAATCGTATCGTACTTTGTTCCTTCTCTAACTGAACACGCTCCGCTAAAGCCTTATCTATTCTGCGCTGAATCTTTGACTGTTCTgctttctttttcttattgaatTCTTCCTCAGCTACAGCCTTTGCTTCTAATTCCTGCTTCTCTAACTGCCACATCGCTTCCCTCTTTTCTTTCTCTAACTCTAGTTTCATACTTGCCACCCTTTTCTTCCGCTCTATCAAAGCAGCAAGACGCTCTCGCTCGCGAGCTATCTCCCTTTCTGCTTCCAGCAACTCATTCTCCTCGGCCCCGAGGGCAGTCGCTCCGTTTGAGTCACCAGCGCAGTCGTTACAAACCCAATCGTTGTCTTCCTGTACTGCTGACGTCACTCCTTGGCAGCCGAAATGGAACCACACCTGGCAGTTGTCGCAGAATACCATCTGGCTCTCATCTTCGTCCGGCCGGTGGCATTTCCCGCAATTGTAGGCCGTCTCATTCGGGTCGGAAAGGCGCGAATTCGATCCTTTACTCATTTTTGAGAATGTTCGGATCTCGAAAAAACTGGTTTTTGTAGCAGCTTTGTTGTTGCAGCTCAAAACTGAAAATGTTCTGTTTTTAATAATTGTCAACCATTTTGTTTCATTTCAACTTACATGAGTAGTTTTTTCCTCCTtccaatacaatacaattattcCTACTCCGCTTCTAATTCTGTAAGCTAAATACACATTAAatgttttttgaaattttctttatAATACACTCCTTCCAGTAGCTTTTCTAAAAATACCTTCCGCTAATTTACTAGCAACAACCGATTTAATTCAACTCAATCACTTTATCCAAATTCTAATTAACAATTTATTTCCTTTTCAGGTTTCCCAGCAGTTCACCGTAGTAGCATCAATATACAAATCGCCGTAATAAATCAACAGCCTCCAatcttgtttgtttttatttttaccttCCATGAATTCACCTACCAAATTGATCCACCCAATTCACCAACCATCACGCCGTGTTGCCAAGTGCCGCAACAATCCCAGAtagattccttttggaatctgaaggatttttttgtagtcccggaaggattttttttggagttcctgacggattattttaggaattccggaaggattctgTTAAGGATCTCTGAAGGTTTTCTTTGAAAGGGATTGGAAAGAGGATTCTtctcgaaaaaataaaatatttcctTCGGATTTATTTCGGAATCTAAGAAGACCTTCccttaaaatcttaaaagaatttccttaggaatctTATAAGGATTCTATATGGAACCCTAAAAAGGAACAACTCTGGGATCCCAAAAAGAATCCCTCTCGGATCCCGTACTGAATTCATATGGGATCGCAAACGGATCCCAGaacgattttcttcagaatcccagaaggattctctttcgattttcataagaaattccttgagaatttcAGAAGGGTTCTATTTGACATCCGAGGATTTCTTTTGAGATCCCTGAAGCATTTTTCCCTTTGAAATTCTTCATGTATTTCCTTTGAAATATCAGGAGGAGTGCCTTCGGAATTACaaacggattcccttcggaatctccagaaaattatttaatcagGGAATCCTAGCAGAAGATTCTAAGaaggattcccaaaggattccATAGTTCCAGAATCTTTCTCGGACTCTCAGGACTacctttaaaatttcaaaacgatTTCCTTCGGGATCCCAGGCGGATTACTTTAGTCAATCCTATAAAAATTTTCATCTGTATTGCCAAACAATTAGGGTAACTGTatcggttttggccatgttcctaattagGCCAGTTTCTCACATAACTCTAAAAATGAAGCAATTTCCTTACGCTTATTTGCTGTGGACATTGATCGgtagtttttggaaaatatgcatttttcagggttggccaaattaggctctaaggtggccaaaacacTTCCCCTGTTATTTAATAAATATCGCTTATCACCAGCTCAACTAaacttttttatatatatttcaGCGTCTGCTTAGACCACCGACTTCCGTGTCACTTATGCCGTTGAGTTGTTCCTACGGTGTAACTTGTTAGGAACTGGCCTGCGTATTTCGAGTAAAAAGCTGCTTAGCTTTTGCAACGCCATTTCACAGCCCCGGCTATTGCGGATATATCAATGAGGACAACGAATCATACGGGCTACTCCCAATAACAACCACTGCTTATAGCCTATTCTTATTACGCCTTTTAAAACTCATAATAAATACCGA
The nucleotide sequence above comes from Armigeres subalbatus isolate Guangzhou_Male chromosome 3, GZ_Asu_2, whole genome shotgun sequence. Encoded proteins:
- the LOC134222035 gene encoding uncharacterized protein LOC134222035, coding for MVDVIPESDDDRRAREILEGTTVRIGQRFQSGLLWREADIKFPDSYGMAEKRMKSLEKRLARNPMLQQNVQRQMEEYIEKGYCHKATKQELQTTERHKAWYLPLNIVLNPKKPGKVRLVWDAAAAVQGVSLNSALLKGPDLLVSLPSVISQFRERRIGFGGDIREMFHQVRIRPEDRKAQRFLFGGEVYVMYCAIFGAHQVKLYIMQKNAKEFTKEYPRAVEAVVKKHYVDDYFDSADTVEEAVKQAEDVRDIHSRGGFQIRNWVSNAEEVLVKLGERQTSQEIHFHRDKETEFQRVLGLVWNTRQDVFTFSTQIREDLQPFLIGGHRPTKRIVLSCVMSFFDPLGLLALFTIHGRIIVQDLWRSGCNWDDTIDEEAMARWIRWTACLNDVAAVRIPRYYFGNGALLDYDSLQLHIFVDASENAYGAVGYFRISAAGVPRCSLVQARSKVAPIKPHSIPRLELMAAVLGARLKDTILTSHNLQVKRLFFWTDLRTVRSWITSDARKYRQFVAFRIGDIVSRTKVPDWRWIPTKLNVADKLTKWSKESLLQTSTVWQRGPAFLYRPESEWPSDAVVEPNVPEEFRAACLFHRTETEFQFINVSRISKWNVIVRTVALVIRFVANLRRKVQNQAILTIRALRNFNYQHKVNAVRMGLQREEFQRAEEILWQQAQWEAFADEICILRRLRDNNGECNAKIEKRSPLYKLSPILDDKDVIRVDGRTAQAEFLPFEMRFPIILPRGHLITSRLIEHYHRQLGHGHREAVVNELMQRFCIPKIRVEVVKSQSVGAAKSGGWLCSLVSRPGQFI